One genomic region from Saprospiraceae bacterium encodes:
- a CDS encoding alpha/beta hydrolase: protein MYIYKQYDQAALNHQYNNRELVPGYQDYFDLWARLNVETQTSYTVFRDLEYGHLAAEKLDIYPSAKPKSPTMIFIHGGYWQMMDKTDFSFMAQAFVPRDLCTVIIGYPLAPVVTMGQIVESVRAAITWVHDHIQDFGGDPDQIYLCGHSAGGHLATMMMTHPYHPPGITLRGICALSGLYDLIPIQRSHVNGPIDMSIETAIRCSPIQYQPITIPLILAVGGAESDEYHCQQKDLYDRWSPSNGHITPLVLPGVNHFSILSELLESESALGRAVFDMRFRKR, encoded by the coding sequence ATGTATATCTACAAACAGTATGACCAGGCAGCCCTTAACCACCAGTACAACAATCGGGAGCTGGTACCAGGATATCAGGATTATTTTGACCTCTGGGCTCGCCTCAATGTAGAGACCCAGACCTCCTATACCGTTTTCCGGGACCTTGAGTATGGCCATCTGGCAGCGGAGAAATTAGATATCTATCCATCAGCTAAGCCTAAGAGCCCGACTATGATATTTATCCATGGAGGCTACTGGCAGATGATGGACAAAACAGATTTTAGTTTTATGGCACAGGCTTTTGTGCCCCGGGACTTATGTACCGTGATCATTGGATATCCGTTGGCACCTGTGGTGACGATGGGGCAGATCGTGGAATCGGTACGAGCCGCCATCACCTGGGTTCATGATCATATACAAGACTTTGGCGGCGATCCTGATCAAATCTACCTTTGCGGACATTCGGCCGGTGGCCATCTGGCGACTATGATGATGACACATCCATATCATCCCCCTGGGATCACCCTGCGAGGCATCTGTGCACTCAGTGGGCTGTATGACCTGATCCCTATCCAACGATCTCATGTCAATGGGCCGATAGATATGAGCATTGAGACTGCTATCAGATGCAGTCCTATCCAGTACCAACCTATCACTATACCCCTTATCCTTGCAGTTGGAGGCGCCGAGTCTGACGAATACCACTGTCAGCAAAAAGACTTATATGATCGATGGAGTCCCTCAAATGGACATATCACTCCACTTGTGTTGCCCGGGGTTAATCATTTTAGTATACTTTCTGAGCTCCTGGAGTCCGAGTCTGCTTTGGGCAGGGCGGTTTTCGACATGCGCTTCAGAAAACGGTGA
- a CDS encoding ligase-associated DNA damage response exonuclease produces the protein MKLKPLLAYTSRGLYCAIADVYIDPHKPVSKAIITHGHSDHATPGHRYYLCTPMTGAIIKFRLGGFIQTQILPFGETLSINQVQFSFHPAGHIPGSAQVKVEYKGEVWVVTGDYKTEIDPVSGTYESIPCHTLITETTFALPIYQWRPQEFIFRDILAWHAKNKSEGKTTVLLAYALGKSQRLIASIPPEIPVYTHGSIESTNEVLRSSGLPLRPTIKVSSKISKKEIQKGITIAPGSVLNSPWIRSLQQPVTANISGWMTLRGNIKRQTADQGFALSDHVDWTALNQVVESSGAENIGLTHGYTVEYAQWLQSRGKNTFILPETNALNPANLEASLSEED, from the coding sequence GTGAAACTTAAGCCATTATTAGCCTATACTTCGAGGGGACTATACTGTGCGATCGCAGATGTCTATATCGATCCACACAAACCTGTATCCAAAGCCATCATTACACACGGACATAGCGATCATGCTACGCCGGGTCACCGCTACTACTTGTGTACTCCTATGACAGGAGCTATCATCAAGTTTAGACTAGGCGGTTTTATCCAGACCCAGATCTTGCCGTTTGGAGAAACACTTTCTATCAACCAGGTACAGTTTAGTTTTCATCCGGCCGGACATATACCCGGATCAGCACAGGTGAAGGTAGAATACAAAGGAGAGGTATGGGTAGTGACCGGTGATTACAAAACAGAGATCGATCCGGTGAGCGGTACTTATGAATCTATCCCCTGTCATACCCTGATTACCGAGACTACTTTTGCCCTACCGATCTATCAGTGGAGGCCCCAGGAATTCATCTTCCGGGATATATTGGCATGGCATGCGAAAAATAAAAGCGAGGGCAAGACAACGGTACTGCTGGCATATGCCCTGGGAAAATCACAACGCCTGATAGCAAGTATTCCACCTGAGATACCGGTGTACACCCATGGTTCCATAGAGAGTACCAATGAGGTCTTGAGATCATCAGGTCTTCCATTAAGACCCACCATCAAAGTATCTTCCAAAATCAGTAAAAAAGAAATCCAAAAAGGAATCACCATCGCCCCGGGATCTGTATTGAATTCTCCCTGGATCCGGAGTCTGCAACAACCTGTGACTGCCAATATATCAGGATGGATGACGCTTAGAGGCAATATTAAAAGACAGACAGCAGATCAGGGATTTGCTTTGTCAGATCATGTGGATTGGACTGCTCTCAATCAAGTGGTGGAATCAAGTGGAGCAGAAAATATAGGATTGACTCACGGCTATACTGTGGAGTATGCACAATGGCTCCAATCACGAGGAAAAAATACTTTTATCCTTCCGGAAACGAATGCACTGAATCCTGCCAACCTGGAGGCCTCACTTTCTGAAGAAGACTAA
- a CDS encoding winged helix-turn-helix transcriptional regulator: MRRDVFQAIADPVRRDIIDLLSKETLTVNEVAQHFDISRPAISKHLKILKECGIVNITKEGREQIYAIQSKSLVPAFVWMEPYQKIWEDKLDSFENYLNKLKNQTKKNE; encoded by the coding sequence ATGAGGAGAGATGTTTTTCAAGCTATAGCCGACCCTGTAAGAAGGGATATCATTGACTTACTTTCTAAGGAGACGCTTACAGTCAATGAGGTAGCTCAACATTTTGACATCAGCCGCCCTGCCATCTCCAAACATCTAAAAATCCTCAAAGAATGCGGGATCGTCAATATCACTAAAGAAGGAAGAGAACAAATCTATGCGATCCAATCTAAAAGCCTGGTACCAGCATTCGTCTGGATGGAACCGTACCAAAAAATATGGGAAGACAAACTGGATTCCTTTGAAAACTATTTAAACAAATTAAAAAATCAAACTAAAAAAAATGAGTGA
- a CDS encoding SRPBCC domain-containing protein has protein sequence MSEMNEASNRTLSLKRTFDAPVSIVWRAWTEPDHIAQWWGPKGMVVKVVEHDFKVGGKWKYTMDMPNGMEFITEGIYSEIEEFKKIISSADFKPMTEGVEIQALFEEDADQTHFTFNVVHPTEEYCRQQEKMGFYNGWGSTFDRLAGFVSA, from the coding sequence ATGAGTGAAATGAATGAAGCAAGTAATCGAACCTTATCCTTAAAAAGGACATTTGATGCACCGGTAAGTATTGTGTGGCGTGCCTGGACAGAACCGGATCATATCGCACAATGGTGGGGCCCAAAGGGTATGGTGGTCAAAGTCGTAGAACACGATTTTAAAGTCGGCGGTAAATGGAAGTATACCATGGATATGCCTAATGGAATGGAATTCATCACCGAAGGCATCTATTCTGAAATAGAAGAGTTTAAAAAAATAATTTCGTCAGCTGACTTCAAACCCATGACCGAAGGCGTAGAGATCCAGGCACTTTTTGAAGAAGATGCAGATCAAACACATTTTACCTTTAATGTAGTACATCCTACTGAAGAATATTGCCGCCAGCAGGAGAAAATGGGATTCTACAACGGATGGGGTTCTACTTTTGACAGATTGGCCGGGTTCGTGAGCGCTTAA
- a CDS encoding Uma2 family endonuclease encodes MAPDVLIVCQTINKKYLDFPPTLVIEILSPSTALRDGHSKFEIYENQGIKYYLIIDAVNNEAENYELKDHRYMRVDGPDCIYLFEFDPEGRKARINFNEIW; translated from the coding sequence GTGGCTCCGGATGTACTGATAGTATGTCAGACAATTAATAAAAAATATCTTGATTTCCCTCCAACCTTAGTGATTGAAATACTTTCTCCCAGCACTGCACTTCGCGATGGGCACTCTAAATTTGAGATCTATGAAAATCAAGGCATAAAATATTACCTAATCATAGATGCTGTAAATAACGAAGCGGAGAACTATGAACTAAAAGATCATCGATATATGAGGGTCGATGGTCCTGATTGTATCTACTTGTTTGAATTCGATCCTGAAGGTAGGAAAGCCCGCATCAATTTTAATGAAATTTGGTAA
- a CDS encoding Uma2 family endonuclease encodes MAYSTKILPHYTFDDWKLWEGNWELHEGHPIAMSPHAVPRHQEVAASLMAEFHTALKACKTCTVYDTLDYKISEGSGSGCTDSMSDN; translated from the coding sequence ATGGCCTACTCAACCAAAATACTCCCTCACTACACATTCGACGATTGGAAGCTTTGGGAAGGTAATTGGGAACTGCACGAAGGTCATCCTATTGCAATGAGTCCACATGCAGTCCCCAGGCATCAAGAAGTGGCAGCTTCGCTCATGGCTGAGTTTCATACAGCACTTAAAGCATGCAAAACATGTACAGTATATGATACCCTGGATTATAAAATAAGTGAGGGCAGTGGCTCCGGATGTACTGATAGTATGTCAGACAATTAA
- the leuC gene encoding 3-isopropylmalate dehydratase large subunit, with translation MSTLFDKVWDSHVVRKIEDGPDILFIDRHFIHEVTSPVAFLSLEQRGLKVLYPQRTFATADHNTPTINQHLPVQDPLSANQLLALETNTTKYGITHWGLNNPKNGIVHVIGPENGITQPGMTIVCGDSHTSTHGAFGAIAFGIGTSEVEMVLSSQCIMQPKAKKMRILVNGKLSKGVMPKDVILYIISRTTASGATGYFVEYAGNVFEDMSMEGRMTVCNMSIEMGARGGMIAPDETTFNYLRGREKSPKGADWDKAVTYWKTLKTDDDAVFDKEYHFDAADIEPMITYGTNPGMGVGISQGVPLASSMDGSKASYDKSLAYMDFHEGDNMIGKKVDYVFIGSCTNGRIEDFRAFASIIKGRKKADHVTAWVVPGSHIVEQQIKDEGILDILHEAGFSLRQPGCSACLAMNDDKIPAGKYAVSTSNRNFEGRQGPGARTMLASPLVAAAAAVTGVVTDPRTLMSDN, from the coding sequence ATGAGTACTCTTTTTGACAAAGTATGGGACTCTCACGTAGTCCGCAAGATCGAGGATGGACCCGATATCCTGTTTATCGATCGTCATTTTATTCACGAAGTCACCAGCCCGGTAGCTTTTCTCAGCCTGGAGCAAAGGGGCCTCAAGGTCTTGTATCCCCAGCGAACATTTGCCACTGCTGATCATAATACACCCACGATCAACCAGCACCTTCCTGTCCAGGACCCACTCTCTGCCAATCAGTTGCTCGCGCTGGAGACCAATACGACAAAATATGGTATTACTCATTGGGGGCTCAACAATCCCAAAAACGGTATAGTCCATGTCATCGGACCAGAAAACGGCATCACTCAGCCGGGTATGACGATTGTATGTGGCGATTCCCATACCTCGACCCACGGTGCTTTTGGAGCCATCGCCTTTGGTATCGGGACTTCAGAAGTAGAGATGGTGCTTTCTTCACAATGCATCATGCAGCCAAAAGCTAAAAAAATGCGTATCCTCGTCAATGGTAAGCTCTCCAAAGGAGTGATGCCCAAGGATGTGATCCTTTATATTATCTCCAGGACTACTGCCAGTGGTGCTACAGGATACTTTGTAGAATATGCCGGCAATGTATTCGAAGATATGTCTATGGAGGGTCGCATGACTGTGTGTAATATGAGTATTGAGATGGGTGCGCGTGGTGGCATGATCGCACCGGATGAGACTACCTTTAATTATCTCCGGGGAAGGGAAAAATCGCCCAAAGGCGCTGATTGGGACAAAGCAGTCACCTATTGGAAGACCTTAAAAACAGATGATGACGCTGTGTTTGACAAAGAGTATCATTTTGATGCAGCTGATATAGAACCAATGATCACTTATGGTACCAATCCAGGTATGGGTGTAGGTATTTCACAAGGAGTACCGCTGGCATCCTCGATGGATGGATCAAAAGCATCTTATGACAAATCACTGGCTTATATGGATTTTCATGAAGGTGATAACATGATTGGCAAAAAAGTCGATTACGTGTTTATAGGTAGCTGCACCAATGGTCGGATAGAAGATTTCAGAGCCTTTGCTTCCATCATCAAGGGAAGGAAAAAAGCTGATCATGTAACCGCCTGGGTAGTACCCGGATCCCATATCGTCGAACAACAAATCAAAGACGAAGGCATCCTCGACATCCTGCACGAAGCAGGATTCAGTCTTAGACAACCTGGTTGCTCTGCTTGCCTGGCGATGAACGATGATAAGATCCCTGCAGGCAAATATGCCGTCAGTACCAGCAACCGCAATTTTGAAGGTCGCCAGGGACCAGGTGCCAGGACGATGCTGGCTAGTCCACTGGTAGCCGCAGCAGCAGCTGTGACCGGCGTAGTGACTGATCCGAGGACTTTAATGAGCGACAATTAA
- the leuD gene encoding 3-isopropylmalate dehydratase small subunit: MAYDKFTVLRSTAVPMPIENVDTDQIIPARFLKATERKGFGDNLFRDWRYNPDNSPKSDFVLNNPTYRGKILIGGKNFGSGSSREHAAWAIYDYGFRAVISSFFADIFKGNSMNIGLLPVTVSEDFLDKIFKSIEENPNNEFVIDLPAQMVTILSTGEQESFTINTYKKHNMTHGYDDIDYLQAMKEDIKAFATTQMA, encoded by the coding sequence ATGGCTTACGATAAATTTACAGTATTGCGCAGCACGGCGGTTCCTATGCCGATAGAAAATGTAGATACAGATCAGATCATCCCTGCTAGATTTCTTAAAGCAACCGAGCGCAAGGGATTTGGCGATAATCTGTTTAGGGACTGGAGATACAACCCCGATAATAGCCCAAAATCAGACTTCGTCCTGAATAACCCGACTTATAGAGGAAAAATCCTGATTGGTGGTAAAAATTTTGGCAGTGGCAGTAGCCGGGAGCATGCCGCCTGGGCCATCTACGACTATGGATTCAGGGCGGTGATCTCCAGTTTTTTTGCAGATATCTTTAAGGGTAACTCCATGAATATTGGCCTGTTGCCAGTGACCGTGAGTGAAGACTTTCTGGACAAAATATTTAAAAGCATTGAGGAAAATCCAAACAATGAATTTGTGATCGACCTTCCAGCTCAGATGGTGACCATCCTCTCGACTGGCGAACAAGAAAGTTTCACCATCAACACCTATAAAAAACATAATATGACTCATGGTTATGATGATATAGATTATCTCCAGGCTATGAAAGAAGATATCAAGGCTTTTGCCACGACTCAAATGGCCTGA
- a CDS encoding 2-isopropylmalate synthase has translation MTRRHIEIMDTTLRDGEQTSGVSFSAIEKLTIAQVLLTEVNVDRIEIASARVSQGEMEAVKKVTYWASEHDYLDRIEVLTFVDGIASIQWMEKAGAKVMNLLTKGSLNHLTHQLHKSEAQHFGEIAEVLDKAAKLGLKSNIYLEDWSNGMRHSRDYVLRFVEFLKNQPIQRILLPDTLGVLIPQETFEFVSLLIHSYPGIHFDFHGHNDYDLGTANALEAVKAGIHGLHLTVNGMGERAGNASLASVVAVLNDYMPEVETSVDEMSLYSVSKLVETFTGFRVPANKPIVGENVFTQTAGIHADGDKKNGLYFNALLPERFGRQRMYALGKMSGKANIENNLKELGITLPEEDLKKVTQRIIELGDRKETVTQADLPYIISDILDSDETEEKVNISNYVLTHAKDLKPCVSLKICIEGESYEEQAFGDGQYDAFMNALKKVYGLKAKELPTLSDYNVHIPPGGKSDALCETIITWKITNGREFKTHGLDSDQTVSAIKATQKMLNMI, from the coding sequence GTGACCAGACGACATATCGAGATCATGGACACCACCCTTAGAGATGGTGAGCAGACCAGTGGAGTCTCTTTTTCTGCAATCGAAAAACTAACGATTGCCCAGGTACTTTTAACGGAGGTAAATGTAGATCGCATCGAAATAGCCTCCGCCAGGGTGTCACAGGGAGAAATGGAAGCAGTCAAAAAAGTCACCTATTGGGCATCAGAGCATGATTACCTTGACAGGATAGAAGTACTCACCTTCGTCGATGGGATTGCTTCGATCCAATGGATGGAGAAGGCTGGCGCCAAGGTGATGAATCTTCTCACTAAAGGCTCTTTAAATCACCTGACCCACCAACTCCATAAATCAGAAGCCCAACATTTTGGTGAGATCGCTGAGGTCCTGGACAAAGCAGCAAAATTGGGTTTAAAAAGCAATATCTACCTGGAAGACTGGAGTAATGGTATGCGTCATTCTCGGGATTATGTGCTCAGGTTCGTCGAGTTTTTAAAAAATCAACCCATCCAGCGAATCTTATTGCCCGATACCCTGGGGGTACTCATACCTCAGGAAACCTTTGAATTTGTATCTCTCTTGATCCATAGTTATCCGGGTATTCATTTTGATTTTCATGGGCACAATGATTATGATCTCGGTACCGCCAATGCACTCGAAGCTGTCAAAGCCGGCATTCATGGCCTGCATCTGACGGTCAACGGCATGGGAGAGCGCGCAGGCAACGCCTCCCTGGCGAGTGTAGTAGCAGTATTGAATGATTATATGCCTGAAGTGGAGACTTCCGTCGATGAGATGTCTCTGTATTCAGTGAGCAAATTGGTAGAGACCTTTACCGGATTCAGGGTCCCGGCAAATAAACCCATCGTAGGGGAAAATGTATTCACCCAGACAGCAGGTATCCATGCAGATGGGGACAAAAAAAATGGACTTTATTTTAATGCTTTGCTGCCGGAGCGGTTTGGCAGACAGAGGATGTATGCCCTGGGCAAAATGAGCGGTAAAGCCAATATCGAAAACAATCTCAAAGAACTTGGTATCACCCTTCCCGAAGAAGATCTTAAAAAAGTCACCCAACGAATCATAGAGCTGGGCGATCGTAAGGAGACCGTCACACAGGCAGATCTACCCTACATCATCTCTGATATCCTCGACTCGGATGAAACCGAAGAAAAAGTCAATATCAGCAACTACGTACTCACTCATGCCAAAGATCTAAAACCGTGCGTTTCGCTCAAAATCTGCATCGAAGGTGAATCCTACGAAGAGCAAGCTTTTGGTGATGGTCAGTATGATGCCTTCATGAATGCACTCAAAAAGGTTTATGGTCTCAAAGCAAAAGAGCTACCTACGCTATCCGATTATAATGTGCATATCCCTCCCGGAGGCAAATCAGACGCACTCTGCGAGACCATCATCACCTGGAAGATCACCAATGGTCGCGAGTTTAAGACCCACGGATTGGATAGTGATCAGACGGTATCAGCGATCAAGGCGACGCAGAAGATGTTGAATATGATCTAA
- a CDS encoding DUF885 domain-containing protein, with amino-acid sequence MNKIIYLLIIIAVAGCNSNIKQQPTASNPSLATLLEEYYNERMQLLPLEATANGDDRYNDLLPADFTDSYRAKLKDFFTRYKNAIGKFDPVTLNDNDTKSYQLFTYEMDMGLAGLEVNFLGSPDKSDNSYMPFDQFNGVPLLLGQMGSGSGNQPFKTVKDYDNWLLRAGAFSAWADSAIVYFKKGITRNEVLPRAVVLKMIPQMQDLVTTDATKSLFYGPVTLMPATFGEADKKRLTAAYMEMINHTIVPSYKKLGDFLQNEYLAKARSTTGINALPGGDKLYTYLVKFWTTTNKTPEEIYQTGLSEVKRIKTAMEETKAQVHFEGSLDSFFTFMKEDKQFMPYKTAEEVLAATRDIETRIEPNLKKMFTLTPKTKFEIRQTEAFRAASASAEYYPGLPDGTRPGIYYIPIVDATKFNVTAGMESTFLHEALPGHHYQTSIQIENTDLPSFRRFIWYGAYGEGYALYCESLGKELGLYTDPYQYMGALGDEMHRAIRLVVDVAMHTGKMTREQAIAYSMENEAISEEGAIAEIERYMVYPGQALSYKTGALKIWELRNKYSRLLGDKFSLAAFHTEYLKDGCMPLEILEKSMDEWAKKQ; translated from the coding sequence ATGAATAAAATAATATACCTTCTCATCATAATTGCCGTTGCAGGTTGTAATTCTAATATAAAACAACAGCCCACAGCATCCAATCCATCTCTGGCTACCCTGCTGGAAGAATACTATAATGAAAGAATGCAATTGTTGCCCCTCGAGGCGACTGCTAATGGGGATGACCGTTACAACGACCTGCTTCCTGCCGACTTTACCGATAGTTATCGAGCCAAATTGAAAGATTTTTTTACCCGCTACAAAAATGCCATCGGCAAATTTGATCCTGTTACTTTAAATGATAATGATACGAAGAGCTACCAGCTATTTACCTATGAAATGGACATGGGGCTGGCAGGACTGGAAGTAAATTTTTTGGGAAGTCCTGATAAATCGGACAATTCTTATATGCCATTTGATCAGTTTAATGGCGTACCGCTTTTGCTGGGTCAGATGGGTTCCGGGTCGGGCAATCAACCTTTTAAAACTGTGAAGGATTATGATAACTGGTTACTGAGAGCAGGTGCTTTTTCGGCCTGGGCTGATAGTGCCATAGTTTATTTTAAAAAAGGAATTACCCGAAATGAAGTACTACCGAGGGCCGTTGTACTAAAAATGATTCCGCAAATGCAAGACCTGGTGACCACCGATGCCACCAAAAGTTTGTTTTATGGCCCGGTGACTTTGATGCCAGCCACATTTGGTGAAGCAGATAAAAAAAGATTGACTGCCGCGTATATGGAAATGATCAACCATACGATAGTACCTTCTTATAAAAAGCTTGGTGATTTTTTACAAAATGAATACCTGGCTAAAGCAAGAAGTACCACGGGTATCAATGCGTTGCCCGGTGGAGATAAATTATACACTTACCTGGTAAAGTTCTGGACTACCACCAACAAAACGCCTGAAGAAATATATCAAACCGGACTGTCAGAAGTAAAGCGCATCAAAACCGCCATGGAGGAAACAAAGGCTCAGGTGCATTTTGAAGGCAGTCTTGATTCCTTTTTTACTTTTATGAAAGAGGATAAACAATTCATGCCCTATAAAACTGCCGAAGAAGTGCTGGCAGCTACAAGGGATATTGAGACAAGGATCGAACCCAATCTTAAAAAAATGTTTACCCTTACCCCAAAAACAAAATTCGAAATCAGGCAAACAGAAGCATTTCGCGCAGCCAGTGCCAGTGCCGAATATTATCCTGGCCTGCCCGATGGTACCCGACCGGGTATTTATTATATCCCCATTGTAGATGCCACCAAATTCAATGTCACGGCCGGCATGGAAAGCACTTTCCTGCATGAAGCTTTGCCAGGCCATCATTACCAGACCAGTATTCAGATTGAAAACACGGACCTGCCATCTTTTCGCCGTTTTATTTGGTATGGCGCCTATGGAGAAGGCTATGCTTTGTATTGTGAAAGTTTGGGTAAAGAACTCGGATTGTACACCGACCCGTATCAGTATATGGGAGCATTGGGTGATGAGATGCATCGGGCCATTAGGTTGGTAGTGGATGTGGCCATGCACACCGGTAAAATGACCAGAGAACAAGCCATCGCATACTCGATGGAAAATGAAGCCATCAGTGAAGAAGGAGCCATCGCAGAGATCGAACGATATATGGTTTATCCCGGGCAGGCATTGAGTTATAAAACCGGTGCTTTAAAGATTTGGGAGCTTAGAAATAAATACAGCCGCTTGTTAGGTGATAAATTCAGTCTTGCTGCATTTCATACTGAATATTTAAAAGATGGGTGTATGCCTTTGGAAATACTGGAAAAATCAATGGATGAATGGGCAAAGAAACAATGA
- a CDS encoding PQQ-binding-like beta-propeller repeat protein, with the protein MALRYTILLSFIGLLSQASGQTNWTTTLPGLGSFSSCRVADLNGDGTDDIIMGAGRLEFEACDSAVIALDGKTGKLLWHVAATDQIFGSAIFQDIDKDGHPDALICGRSSELIMISGISGKVLWRFNPKSRDNRKHDFYNFYNPQWIPDEDGDGLQDIVVSNGGDVKVAAYDPNRRPGYLLIMSAATGAILHLATMPDRKEIYMSVTVNPTPDHMDYEILFGSGGETLGGHLYLGLLSQLRAGDLSKARILDSTVDRGYIGPAARADVNGDGVLDLFVNSVNGRMLAYDGVTYQKLWEIKRPETETYSSITVGLFNEDTIPDFFASYAMGSWPKLDWSTQFMADGKTGKIQFIDSLGFYQNSSAVAVDWDGDGRDEVLMSVNIQEIKNDIHKYFYNILALIDFKTNEVLQIGDTYEGNNVSSTPWVGDLDHDGFLDILYIHGTNLRHTYTFDGMQIHRIVTTVPVKKKIKWGAYQGSDYTGLYKNND; encoded by the coding sequence ATGGCACTTAGATATACTATTTTATTGTCCTTTATCGGGCTCCTTTCTCAAGCGTCTGGGCAAACCAATTGGACGACCACGCTACCTGGCCTGGGCTCTTTTTCCTCTTGTCGCGTGGCGGATCTCAACGGAGACGGTACGGATGACATCATCATGGGGGCAGGAAGGCTGGAGTTTGAAGCCTGTGACTCTGCTGTAATAGCCCTGGATGGTAAGACAGGCAAGTTGCTTTGGCATGTAGCTGCGACTGATCAAATTTTTGGATCAGCTATCTTCCAGGATATTGATAAGGATGGGCATCCTGATGCCTTGATCTGTGGAAGATCCAGTGAATTGATCATGATCAGTGGTATATCGGGTAAAGTCCTCTGGCGATTTAATCCTAAGAGCCGCGACAACAGAAAACATGATTTCTACAATTTCTACAATCCGCAGTGGATCCCTGATGAAGACGGAGACGGTCTGCAGGATATCGTGGTTTCTAATGGTGGGGATGTCAAGGTCGCTGCCTACGATCCCAATCGAAGGCCGGGGTATCTCCTGATCATGAGCGCTGCTACCGGGGCTATCCTGCATTTGGCGACCATGCCTGACCGCAAAGAGATCTATATGTCTGTCACGGTCAATCCAACACCCGATCATATGGACTATGAGATTTTGTTTGGTAGTGGGGGCGAGACATTAGGAGGCCATTTGTATCTAGGATTATTATCCCAACTAAGAGCTGGTGACCTGTCCAAAGCGAGGATATTGGATAGCACCGTAGATAGGGGTTATATCGGCCCTGCAGCACGGGCTGATGTCAATGGGGATGGGGTGCTGGACCTATTTGTCAATTCAGTCAATGGTCGCATGCTTGCCTATGATGGGGTCACCTATCAAAAACTTTGGGAGATCAAACGGCCGGAGACAGAGACTTACAGTTCTATCACCGTCGGTCTATTTAATGAAGATACTATTCCGGATTTTTTCGCCTCCTATGCGATGGGCAGCTGGCCCAAACTGGACTGGAGTACTCAGTTTATGGCTGATGGCAAAACAGGCAAAATTCAATTTATAGATTCTCTGGGGTTTTACCAAAACAGTTCGGCGGTGGCTGTCGACTGGGATGGTGACGGTCGCGATGAGGTACTGATGAGTGTCAATATACAAGAGATCAAAAACGATATCCACAAATATTTTTATAACATTCTGGCCCTCATCGATTTTAAAACCAATGAAGTCCTGCAAATCGGTGATACCTACGAAGGTAATAATGTGTCCTCTACTCCCTGGGTAGGTGACCTGGACCATGATGGTTTCCTGGACATCTTATATATACATGGGACCAATCTAAGACATACCTATACTTTTGATGGGATGCAGATACATCGTATCGTGACGACCGTGCCGGTGAAGAAAAAAATTAAATGGGGTGCTTACCAGGGCAGCGACTATACCGGGTTATACAAAAACAATGATTAA